The Spea bombifrons isolate aSpeBom1 chromosome 4, aSpeBom1.2.pri, whole genome shotgun sequence genome segment GTGGTATAAatgttatgtatgtttttaaatgtattttaatctgtaactATCATGATATTAGTGATTATTTAGTGTACAGAACAATACAATTCAGACCCTGAATGCCGGACGGTTTCTTGTCTCCAGGTTGCTCggtttatggtgtgtgtgtaagcctGCTTAAAAATGTATCTTACTATATTTTTGTAGGTACACGTGCGTAGgtctgttagtgtgtgtgaaaatatgtcACTGTATGCATGTATAAGTATGTCAGTTTGCCACTCTGTGTAAGCAAAAACAGATTATGGTCTTTCAGTAGATGTGggagtatatataattatatcaaaTACATATACCAGCTGAACTTTGCACAGtcctattaatgaacaggtcatcaAAGTACAACAGGTTATCCATTCAGACCAATTTTCACTTGAAAAGGGTTCACTTGTATTAACACATACTCCCACTCACAcatatatgctcacacacaagcacctatatactctcacacacatacaatcaCACATGCATTCTCACTCCTTCCCTTAactgcagctttccctctggctCTGAGCAGCCTTGTGtttaactacaggggtcacattACCTTACATTCCATGACCCCACTACATTCATAGCCGCACCAGCCTTTTGTGAACAAATTTGGACTGATCCGGGGAAGCCACTAGCCTCACCAAGTATGCCACTGATCCCCCCCTTTTCCCCCAATAAGTAAGAATATTGTATCCTACTGTTCTATCTTTGACTCCTGTACATACATttacttaaatatatgtatttatctgtgtttcaattttatttttacattttattagggGAGGGTGTGCCTGCGATGCCACGGTCACTGTCACAACAGATCAgcatgctgcccctttaactatttaatacaCCAAGAGCTTCAAACTGCACATTTCCGTATACACCACTGAAGAGGTAGAGGTGTGTTTTCAACATCCTCAGGACACTTACCTGCAATCCACTAGGCTTAATCCAAACAGTCACATTCTGAGCAtagcttcttttgttttttggctGTACAGGGAATGGACTTTTATTATCTTCTTCACCATATGGATTCTCTTTAGCATCTGTTAAAcgaaacacaatatattttgtttacctGAATAAAACAAGAGTCAAGTACATATGTACAAGCTCAGagcttatatatacacatatacacatggaaacacatttGTATGCAAATTGTTACTCTAGTTGTTTTGGGATCATTTGGATTGCAgacacaaaattatatattgcattgtGCTAGCAGCTAATATACAGGGTAATCATTTCAGGGTTAGTGAGAAACATTATCTCTTCTACCTGATATTGGTCCCAGTTGAAGTGTTTTTCCCAGCCAGGGTAATGGCTCAATCCCAGGTTCAAACAGAGACATCATCAGGTTTGATTTTTTCTTGCTGTCTGCCTGAGAGTAAAGCATGCCGTGCCAGTCTGAGctaaagagacagaaaaaaaaaaagggcataaAGTACACCGGGAGAACCTGGAGGTGCAATACACATTCACCATAGTGAGTTTCAGAACATAAAGCAGGTTAACCTTTAAACTAACCACTAATTTACGGTATGTCCGTCTAGTTGGATGTCCTTACCCCAACTGCACTAAAGCCACCATTCCTTCCACCTTCAAACTTCCATGCAGAAGGACGCAGAAATTTGGGATCTTGCCTGCTATTTGATTGGCTGAATTCTCATCTTCAATATCTTCTGTAAGGCCGGTTCCAATGTCATCACCCTCTGGGCAGGAAGAAGAGGAACAGATTACGATGGGTGGGATACAGCGACATCATGCTGACAGGTGtgacacaataaataaaagtgaaagcTTTCCTTCTCACCTTTATTTAAAGCAATGGGCAAGACCAGGTGACGAGACAGAACAGGAGGGCTGGAAATGTCTCCAATATCGATAAATCCCACAACTTCCAAGTCTAAAAGGAGAAAGggaagaaatatgtattttactaaGTTCTGTAAAAATGCATACAAACACAGGCTATCTCATAACAGTCACAATTACTATTTGTCCAGCAAGCTCACAACCCTGTATATAAGGAAGCTCATCACTTTACTGACTTGCCTCTTCTCTCCTGCATGAATAACAGTTCATAAATCCATTACCACTGTGTTCTGTTGCAGTTACCTGTGTTAATTGTCTTAGGCACAGGTTCTATCTCCTCATCTGTGACAACCGGCTCTGGCCTGGGGAACACCTGAACATCTGATGTGAGGTTTCCACACTTCAGTACAGCATGGAATGGAGTGTATGCCACATCGATTAGCTTCCTTCAAAATCAAGTGTGATAAGTTAAGAAAGCGAGGCGacataaaccaaaaaatattatattgcttAATATCTACAGTGGACAAAACTGAATGTGTATTGgtattaaaatataactttagaGTGGCATAACATCAACAACAGACCTGGATTGTAATTATATACTCACCCAAACATCGACTGGACATTTTTCAGACACAAAGGTCCATCGATGGTGAAGATCTGACCTTCTCCATTATTCAGATCAATGAGACGTTCCAGGCAGTCTAAGGAGTCTGTGCTCTGTAGCTGAAAAAGCAAAGGGGGCATAACTACGTATAGACCTAACAGGATCAAAGATACTTCTTACCAGAGACTTGTAAACTTTTTAATTCAACTCTTGCGTTACaattacataaaacaaagcatATGCGTGTTATTAAAACCAACTGCTGCATCCTGTTTCCTCAATTGTAAATTCACAgttctatatttttaatattccaccaaagtatatcacatgcatttTAGGCCCAGTCACTGCTAGCCCTAGAAGTGCTGCCAGggcaatttatatatacatatacacaacccTGGCAACTAATATAAACAACCATTAACATTTTCCATATCATTAAGATGGTATGCCATATATGCCAAGGATGCAAAACAACTCACCTCTTCCAGATTTGCCATGCACATTATGTAAAGCTTGGAGGGGAATGGAAAGGGCAATGGGAATCGGCTGCTTTCGCTCCTCTGGTTGAGTGTGGCAAGGGAATTACGCAAGGATCCCCTGCCAATACCCAGGCACCCGTCTGTCACCAGCACTATCTGAAAAAGAAGTTTGTTAGTGTGTTTTATACACTTCATGAATAGATCTCtctcttttacatcacattcGGAGTTACGTATGAAAAAAACCTATTTTATAAAGAGTTCTGGTAAAGTGTTCTACTACAACATTTGTAAAGCGTTCTTATTAAAATGGAATGGCCCAATAAGCAGAAACACTCCATTCTTTGTAATGAGGCCGCTTGTCAAACTTTTTGTGAGGATCAATGCTTATAAGGAACACACACTGCCCCTGAAATCAATAACCGCAACATTAGATGAGGAAGAAACTCAGCATTTCTTCATAGCAAATAATAGCACTTTTAACCCGTGAGCTATGCTTATCAGACACTGAGCATCACtagaattattaataaatgtcatAGTAAATTAGTCCACAttgttatgtatttgttatgtcttgtttacACAATGTACAGCACtgttaataataatggtaaaatGTTCACAAAGCTAACCCCTCTCCTCTTCAGAAGGGGGCAGTAAGCTGAGTGACAGAGAAAAAGCGCATTCATAGCACAAAAGATAGTTAATGTAAGGGTAAGTGTgcattagattattttttttgtgtgaacacAACATTAAGACATACAGTTGTCCTTTTATCTGATGGGTGTATTTCAGCCCAAAGTTTGCCTGTTGCTATGCTGGCAGAATCTTTGAAAAAGTATTCAAAGGGTACTAAACAAGATAACAAGAATTATCAGCATTTGACAACAAAGATAACACTGCTCATTTCAAGGAAAACGGATATAAccatattggtccaagagaaggTCTTTAGtcgaagttgataccttttactGCATCAATGGAAAAGATGATgtaaagtcacataagctttcatgTAGCTGGAGGAGGAAACCTCTGGGATCCTGAAAGTATTCGTGACTTGTGTACATAGACCCAACAACAGATATCCACTTCAACTAAAGCTTCTATCTGCTCCAATTCACAACACAGATTTCGGTTTCCCTTCCACCCAGGCTGTTCACTGGTTACCTGGCAGGGAACCGAAGCCCCCCATTCCTGCTGCACCACACTGGACACTCCTTGCAAGGCTGACTCCAGACATGTCTTGTCATAGTCATCCATGTTACTCAGTGCTTCCTGCATGAGGTACAAAGCAATGGTTAATGTAGCATATGGAAATATTCACTACaataatggttttattattctatttaatTGCAAACATTTAAAGCTCTGGTATGGCTATTTTACACTAACCTATATTAACAGTCTATATTTGTACATACAAATAAGTGTGGATAAAATAGATGAGAATCACCTGTACAGCTATTAACGATCAAAGTAAACTAAAATGCCCAACATAATGctgaaataatgaaaacatacaGCGTGTTTATAACAATCTCTGATTCCTGAGCCAATATCTAGAGTAAGTGCTATTTTGTGTAATTTAAACAgaaattcaaattaaatatccatctataattatatatactgtagaaaAATCATTTACTATTTAAACAGCCAAGACAAAGTAATCAAACTAATAACCCCATGTAAATACTGTACCTGAAGTGTATTGTAATCTCTGGTGAAAGGCACCATTAGTTCCCACAAGGATGAAAACACAACCAAGGCTGTAAATTCTAGTTTGTAGTTTGTGGCCATGTGCTCAAACAACATGGTGAGGCCATGAGCTGCCAAATGCTTGCGTTGGAAATCTTCTGTCCCCTCCACAGGAACAGGCCGTGTCATGGAGAGAGACACATCCATCACCACCACC includes the following:
- the INTS14 gene encoding integrator complex subunit 14, with the protein product MPTVVVMDVSLSMTRPVPVEGTEDFQRKHLAAHGLTMLFEHMATNYKLEFTALVVFSSLWELMVPFTRDYNTLQEALSNMDDYDKTCLESALQGVSSVVQQEWGASVPCQIVLVTDGCLGIGRGSLRNSLATLNQRSESSRFPLPFPFPSKLYIMCMANLEELQSTDSLDCLERLIDLNNGEGQIFTIDGPLCLKNVQSMFGKLIDVAYTPFHAVLKCGNLTSDVQVFPRPEPVVTDEEIEPVPKTINTDLEVVGFIDIGDISSPPVLSRHLVLPIALNKEGDDIGTGLTEDIEDENSANQIAGKIPNFCVLLHGSLKVEGMVALVQLGSDWHGMLYSQADSKKKSNLMMSLFEPGIEPLPWLGKTLQLGPISDAKENPYGEEDNKSPFPVQPKNKRSYAQNVTVWIKPSGLQTDVQKILRNARKLPEKTQTFYKELNRLRKAALAFGFLDLLKGVADMLERECTLLPETAHPDAAFQLSHAAAQLKLASTGSSEHSAYEHNIVPLQTDFSGRGSDRM